A window of Falco cherrug isolate bFalChe1 chromosome 14, bFalChe1.pri, whole genome shotgun sequence genomic DNA:
cacctctgtcatcctcgcctggcccaccGGCTCCTGCATCGCCACTTTTGGGTGAGTCGTGGTCGGGCAGCAGAGGttcccagccgtgcccacgcCATCCCATGAACACAGGCCTCTGCCTTgcgtgcagagctgggcagggggcaggcagctcgctggcagggagggagggatgggggatgtttccccatcctgcatcccctggtcaccttttggtccccagaagggaagggcaaatgCAGCcgctcaggcaggacagagcgacccagggcttggacagcgcctctgtcctgccccacagcacagggctgtgcaggcacccacctttgcccagggctgggggcagcagggcctgacgctctctctcctctctatCTGCAGatcccaggcactgaaggagctgtgggtggccacgctgctggggtaagccggggggatgctccaggagaagctggatggacgggggaacacagcccccagctggggaaggtgcccccGTGGCTGCGAGCAGCTCtcgggcacagctgcctgacaagagacaagagacggcttggggctcacccagctccctccctctcccttcccggtgcacaggacaccagaaggacGCAAGGGAGCCCGCGTCACCCATCTGACATCCATCAAGCTCCTGGAGAGGGAGCTGAGCCGCCGCCAcgccgtgagtgtctctctgctctgggccctgtccccaagcactgctcctgcagccgagcagcagagccatggctgctcaccttcttcccctccttctctcctgcccagtggaggacactgcgcgccaggagcctggagaggctgatggaggcacaggcagaggtgagaatggctgccttgcacctgcctctggctgcgCCGGGATGCGCAGGGACTGGGGTGAGCTTGTGCGGGAGGGACAGAGGGTCTGATGGTGCcactcagggagcagagagtTTTGGGAAGCCAGCAGCACGCCAGCACGTTCTgactggtgacactgggaggaACCCTGCCACATGGGGAAGAGAGCCCGGGAGGGcagagggtcccagctctgccgcgctcaggctgctggtggccctTTCTGCTGCGCGGCTGCTCTCCAAGCACAGCCCGATTCTTGGTTCTTGCAGGCTCATCCCAAGCAAGGGCCTGCGACGGCCCCATCTGCAAACGCAGGGGGACTTTGCCCCGCACCAGGTGAGTTTGGGAAAGCAAGGCAACCTCCTGCAATGCTGTGCTCACTTGTCCCGAGTGTCGCCATGCAGGTTGGGCAGCCCACGGAAGGATGTCACCTGGACGGACAAGGACAACTgctgggcagtgcctgctggaTATGCTTCTGCGGGGACAcagagcctctgctgctgcccgcaGCTTGCAGAAGGGCAGGGcgaaggctggcacaggctgaccCCGTGGCACGATGGCTCTCAAGAGCCTCTAAGTCAACACCTCCGAGCCACAGCCGcggttccagctgctgcctccctgcccatcctgccgcACCACACAGCACCGTGCTGCCggcagggcagcgcagggcagggcaggcgctGGGACCGCTGGCCTGGGGTCTCCATTGGTGGcgtcttactctgttttcctctgcagcaggagggagcagcagcgggagcagcaccagcaggaggaggatggggctgccctggcccttcgCCCTGCGGCgcaccccggccgctgcccaggcgccagggcaggcgggctccagctgcagcagggtgctctttgggcagcccctggcagccctctgtggggaggacaacacgctgccccggcccatccaggtaagccagcctggacagacggggtccccagccctccctccggctgctctggagagggcctgcgtgtccccagcagctgcggggACAGGGCACTGGGCTCTGCACCCCCAGAACCTGCTTCTGGTCCCAGACCCTTTGTGGCGCTTAGGCAACCACGTCTGGGGCAGAGCTCTGGTCCTTGCCACCGCTTGGTTCTTCAGCCAAGCAAGtggcctcctgcctctcctgcaggagctgctggctgtcctgcgcCAGCAAGGACCAGCAACGGAGGGGATATTCCGCAGAGCTGCCGGTGGGACAGAACTTCGGCAGCTGCGCGAGGCCCTGGACCGCGGCAAGGACATCGACGTAGGAagccagcctgcgctgctgctggccgtcatCTTGAAGGTGAGCACTTCtgacctgctgctggaggagctcctggctggcctgcagcgttcaaaggctcacctgcagcccttggcattgcAGGACTTCCTGCGAAGCATCCCCACCAAGCTCCTCGTCGTCGACCTCTACGAGGACTGGatggcagccatggagagggccagcaagcaggccaaggtggaggagctgaaagcgtaagtgtgggcagcagcctgcctggtgagcagggaccgggagagttctgggacctgcctgcaaaggcacgggctcctcagaaagctgtcttttcgggcagctgcaaagctgtgcaacacggccgctggctcccacccgcctggggccagctgcggggacggctgtgggcaccctctgcttcatcagccttgtcttcctcttccctcagggtggccGACAAGTTGCCTGCGgccaacctcctcctcctgaagcggctgatggccctgctgcagcacatcggccacaacgcagccaccagcagaatgagctgcagcaacctggccatCTGCGTCGGGCccaacctgctgagcccacccaacgaggacctgctcccgctgcaggccatgctggcGGTGACCGAGA
This region includes:
- the LOC129737380 gene encoding T-cell activation Rho GTPase-activating protein-like, which translates into the protein MVTAYPTDSPLAVSATGWVKVMANRAGAPVWRSSSPDCQGEALSDAEPVLSADVRLTRGRKRSERRLLLLHEEVVVAKLRSQALKELTPEGRKGARVTHLTSIKLLERELSRRHAGQPLAALCGEDNTLPRPIQELLAVLRQQGPATEGIFRRAAGGTELRQLREALDRGKDIDVGSQPALLLAVILKDFLRSIPTKLLVVDLYEDWMAAMERASKQAKVEELKAVADKLPAANLLLLKRLMALLQHIGHNAATSRMSCSNLAICVGPNLLSPPNEDLLPLQAMLAVTEKSGAC